The following are encoded together in the Parambassis ranga chromosome 20, fParRan2.1, whole genome shotgun sequence genome:
- the jcada gene encoding uncharacterized protein jcada yields MYSVEDLLISHGYKLPKHTTSSTPTPTPTSSTRQPPSSSPPSYSKHHEILENRPGPRVVNGYERGPVVAYGNGGGTRQPQAYGGGSGSSGCPNNNNNEPRDRSQPRREGENRSQTDTHSLGESLTSDSGFCDGTRGPQPQSKDVSYWRRRGQDFTVLLDYADLRNAHGGSQQGAYSRPEGPQQARGQELSAEERQRAAQERQRWAAQVQAQAQAQSQVQVQTQAQARSREREVALHQWRMATERKCQSLGTEEWRPAVSFSRQLSQSEGERWAQEQQRLHARTPEGMVVHPRTKAKSQSLPRMLQPESLQYVDISTAGQELYRRVNGHPLSQHDFYRAPRWPENGRPASANQLSMTPKPRFTRPPRPPSYEMHQQIRGSCEVLSGRDSVIPQARDRTPLPISRTGDPQLDYFAQDSGPPGYIPPPSYKRAPIMGGMRRGYGEIAVDYRYRGDVYQQIHVAPDGSHWITRHPAGTWSDPQRERSMSSQKQLYPVYTTQERPGGGVQYIPFDDPRIRHISSALGGNSLTDADKIRHIRNELPSVTVSEPAPNDSAFLPPPLGPFIGTKMADDANPTSSSDFDSDNNRWHSNLHKETVDNFPAPDQNCNNRYSKNQRPPLSPSSAFQAPLTRASSRQGSSSEQVYGETITQVKKIDPESAAENSKRRVSETIFCLVSVPVHTPTNISKDLAADQNNNETLPSLTVTHTETFAVGLRESVRSKSVNEVPIRSHYTHFHTSSTSTMRNYKRAPLRKEIIDAWALQANQDKELCYAGSWPGNQYRNQETQTGSPLTVVKSPEPQSPPGGQEPVHSASDTTTDICVMTDTSSSYGYPMAGQKNLNPSSNSAFSRISLSPTQPLQQDPPSLSKVHNQGEQQPSSPRKSNCSPPESAEQVVFGQFLLKPVNRRPCDAIGELESINKEMEDTISKRPILAQSFDDLDGMNRRLGQFKSGAHFTAGPEPGREAISLPPLHTEQTNNNIKVRSKSLASTAELDSMDVRSAFSRPQANTLPQANEFSIPLNPGPKDNFLLSSVSSHSESNRLYRQDIPVPQESLLRDVGLTVYTETPGGPREPMQRSLSVSSPLDYKDLTQSVQLSRETRTVLVKKNGSPEHNSNKDLEAEVNAERRAKTDIVPVSLSICRSRSESSRSPQKDSSPHITRLTREVSFVCSDGNGDNRYTTSEPLTYKNESTIADKHLENLLIQEKANALPAEDLSNLYEVKCAKGIPENESIEQRAARILGIAVPVEALGVADKELDDNQDDTAAEKNPSEETQQVIGESEQVKEEALLVQGTDAEEVSETGAGLDQEDGDRQKHSNTHSNGGDNEETDTQPILDLPEFPPSKLLLSLPVTPDETLALSMCSMEKNEQDEASKAAEFPEEKLNSETVDSPPVRPLSPTCEEAGGDSDSKERDEDREEVNVQEGTKEEVVEQQLEKAEERTSDEHEDAQGKLEDLEVDCKPKEDTEGGCNEEQRHEEKIEEMNTEIALEADNEGSKEELKAEVPDGKVELKIVEDDKEEASEKVNYEQSTAGVSRTETPRGPKREKAPKPKQRTRLQKPPLLPKPRSVPKREITLPLSFSTGTCGPSNMEDEEMLSISDSYDPSRVERV; encoded by the exons GTTTTGTGATGGCACCAGAGGTCCACAACCTCAGTCCAAGGATGTGTCatactggaggaggagaggccagGACTTCACTGTGCTGTTGGACTATGCTGACTTAAGAAATGCCCATGGGGggagccagcagggggcgtaCAGCAGGCCAGAGGGGCCGCAACAAGCAAGAGGCCAAGAGCTGTCTGCAGAGGAGCGTCAGAGAGCAGCTCAGGAAAGGCAGCGCTGGGCTGCTCAAGTTCAGGCTCAGGCCCAGGCTCAgtcccaggtccaggtccaaacacaagctcaggctcgctcaagagagagggaggtggctCTGCATCAGTGGAGAATGGCAACAGAGAGGAAGTGTCAGAGCCTGGGGACAGAGGAGTGGCGCCCCGCTGTGAGCTTCAGCCGCCAGCTTTCACAGAGCGAGGGTGAGCGCTGGGCACAGGAGCAGCAGCGGCTTCATGCCAGAACACCAGAGGGCATGGTAGTCCACCCCAGGACCAAAGCCAAATCCCAGTCCCTGCCCAGGATGCTGCAGCCTGAGAGCCTGCAGTATGTGGACATTTCTACAGCCGGTCAGGAGCTGTACAGACGGGTTAATGGCCACCCACTGTCACAACATGATTTTTACAGGGCACCCCGCTGGCCGGAGAATGGTAGGCCGGCCAGCGCTAACCAACTTTCAATGACACCAAAGCCCCGCTTCACCCGACCCCCCAGACCTCCCTCTTATGAGATGCACCAGCAGATCAGGGGAAGTTGTGAGGTGCTGTCTGGCAGAGACTCAGTCATTCCCCAGGCCAGGGACAGAACGCCACTACCCATATCAAGGACAGGTGACCCCCAACTGGACTATTTTGCACAGGACTCTGGACCTCCAGGATACATTCCTCCCCCATCATATAAAAGAGCTCCTATAATGGGAGGGATGCGCCGGGGATACGGTGAAATTGCTGTTGATTACAG GTACAGAGGGGACGTGTACCAGCAGATACATGTGGCTCCAGATGGATCTCACTGGATCACCAGACATCCAGCAGGTACCTGGTCTGATccccagagagagaggagcatgtCCAGCCAGAAGCAGCTTTACCCTGTGTATACTACACAGGAGCGGCCTGGTGGAGGGGTCCAGTATATCCCCTTTGATGATCCCCGGATCCGCCATATATCCTCAGCCCTTGGTGGCAACTCCCTGACGGACGCCGACAAGATCCGCCACATCCGCAACGAGCTTCCCAGTGTTACCGTGTCGGAGCCCGCACCCAACGACAGTGCCTTTCTGCCCCCACCATTGGGGCCTTTCATCGGCACCAAAATGGCCGATGATGCTAACCCGACGTCTTCTAGTGACTTCGACAGTGACAACAACAGGTGGCACAGCAATTTGCACAAAGAGACTGTCGATAACTTCCCAGCACCTGACCAAAACTGCAACAACAGATATTCCAAAAACCAACGTCCTCCTCTGTCGCCCTCTTCAGCCTTCCAGGCCCCTTTAACAAGAGCCTCTTCTCGTCAGGGGTCCAGCTCAGAGCAGGTCTATGGAGAGACCATTACGCAAGTGAAAAAAATTGACCCTGagtcagcagcagaaaacagcaaGAGGAGAGTGAGTGAGACTATCTTCTGCCTTGTATCAGTCCCTGTTCACACACCAACTAACATTAGCAAAGACTTAGCAGCTGATCAGAATAACAATGAGACCCTACCGAGCCTGACTGTCACCCACACAGAGACTTTCGCTGTAGGCCTCAGAGAGAGCGTTCGGAGCAAGTCTGTAAACGAGGTGCCCATCAGATCCCACTACACTCACTTTCACACCAGCAGCACATCCACAATGAGGAACTACAAGAGGGCTCCTTTAAGGAAGGAGATTATAGATGCCTGGGCACTCCAAGCAAATCAGGACAAAGAGCTGTGTTATGCTGGGTCCTGGCCTGGAAACCAGTACAGGAATCAGGAAACTCAGACCGGCTCACCTTTGACTGTGGTAAAAAGTCCTGAACCTCAGAGTCCTCCTGGGGGTCAGGAGCCTGTTCATTCTGCCTCAGATACTACCACAGACATTTGTGTGATGACAGACACTAGTTCCTCTTATGGCTACCCCATGGCGGGCCAGAAAAACCTTAATCCCTCCAGCAACAGCGCCTTCTCTCGTATCAGTCTCAGCCCAACACAACCTCTGCAACAAGACCCCCCCTCTCTGTCCAAGGTACATAATCAGGGAGAGCAGCAGCCGTCCTCTCCCAGGAAAAGCAACTGCAGTCCCCCAGAGAGTGCAGAGCAGGTGGTCTTCGGTCAGTTTCTCCTAAAGCCAGTAAACCGACGACCCTGTGACGCCATTGGTGAACTGGAAAGCATCAATAAAGAGATGGAAGACACAATCAGCAAAAGACCCATTTTGGCTCAGAGCTTTGATGATCTTGATGGCATGAATAGGAGACTAGGTCAGTTTAAATCAGGAGCACATTTCACTGCTGGTCCAGAACCAGGCAGGGAAGCAATCAGTCTTCCACCattgcacacagagcagaccaACAACAATATAAAAGTGAGATCAAAGTCCTTGGCCTCTACCGCTGAGCTAGATTCCATGGATGTGAGGAGTGCTTTCTCAAGGCCACAAGCAAACACCTTACCCCAGGCAAATGAGTTTTCCATACCTCTTAACCCAGGCCCCAAAGACAATTTTCTCCTATCTTCTGTCTCCTCACACAGTGAGTCAAATCGACTCTATAGACAGGACATCCCTGTCCCTCAAGAGTCCCTTCTGAGGGATGTGGGGCTAACCGTCTACACAGAAACTCCTGGTGGTCCCAGGGAGCCGATGCAGCGTTCGCTCTCTGTCTCATCTCCATTAGATTATAAAGATCTCACTCAATCAGTGCAGCTTTCCCGGGAGACTAGGACAGTCCTCGTTAAAAAAAATGGTAGCCCTGAGCACAATTCAAATAAAGATCTGGAAGCTGAGGTGAACGCAGAGAGAAGAGCCAAAACAGACATTGTTCCAGTGAGTTTAAGCATCTGCAGGAGCAGGAGTGAAAGCAGCAGGTCACCTCAGAAAGACAGCTCGCCACATATCACAAGGTTGACCAGGGAAGTTTCATTTGTGTGCAGTGATGGTAATGGCGACAACAGATACACCACTTCCGAGCCTCTGACTTATAAGAACGAGTCAACAATAGCAGATAAGCATCTGGAAAACTTATTGATTCAGGAGAAGGCCAATGCTTTACCTGCAGAGGACCTCAGCAATCTGTACGAGGTTAAATGCGCAAAAGGAATTCCAGAAAATGAGTCTATTGAGCAAAGGGCAGCACGGATCCTAGGTATAGCTGTTCCAGTGGAGGCCCTGGGCGTGGCTGACAAAGAGCTCGACGACAACCAGGATGACACTGCAGCTGAGAAAAATCCAAGTGAAGAGACGCAGCAAGTGATAGGAGAGTCTGAGCAAGTCAAAGAGGAGGCCCTGCTAGTCCAGGGAACAGATGCAGAGGAGGTCAGTGAGACGGGAGCAGGTTTAGACCAAGAAGATGGTGATAGACAAAAGCACAGCAACACCCACAGTAATGGCGGAGACAACGAGGAGACAGACACTCAGCCAATACTGGACCTGCCTGAGTTCCCTCCAAGTAAGCTTCTTTTGTCTCTGCCTGTTACGCCAGATGAGACGCTagcactgagcatgtgcagtatGGAGAAGAATGAGCAAGATGAAGCGTCCAAAGCGGCTGAATTCCCAGAAGAAAAGCTGAACTCTGAGACAGTGGACTCTCCTCCCGTAAGACCCCTCAGTCCCACATGTGAGGAGGCGGGGGGAGACAGTGATTCtaaagagagagatgaagacagGGAGGAAGTGAACGTTCAGGAAGGTACAAAGGAGGAAGTTGTTGAGCAACAATTagagaaagcagaggagagaaCTTCAGATGAACATGAAGATGCACAAGGAAAGCTGGAGGATCTTGAAGTAGACTGTAAACCAAAAGAAGACACTGAAGGCGGGTGTAATGAAGAGCAAAGACATGAAGAAAAGATAGAAGAGATGAATACTGAGATTGCACTAGAAGCAGACAATGAAGGAAGCAAAGAGGAGTTAAAAGCAGAGGTTCCAGATGGAAAGGTGGAGCTGAAAATAGTGGAGGATGACAAAGAAGAGGCTTCGGAGAAGGTGAACTACGAGCAGAGTACGGCTGGGGTCAGCAGAACTGAGACACCGCGAGGTCCTAAGAGAGAAAAGGCGCCCAAACCAAAGCAGCGCACCAGGCTGCAGAAACCTCCTCTGCTGCCTAAACCTCGCAGTGTTCCCAAGAGAGAAATAACACTGCCCCTCAGCTTCAGCACTGGAACCTGTGGCCCCTCCAATATGGAGGATGAAGAAATGCTCTCTATCTCAG ACTCCTATGACCCCAGTCGAGTGGAGAGAGTCTAA